A single genomic interval of Bacteroidota bacterium harbors:
- a CDS encoding choice-of-anchor D domain-containing protein, whose translation MKKKLFLSGMIFLLLLPVSDTFAQNRDWSIVASYTVPGKASGLAWDGTFLYYGIYGANGDHFYKFDPATGTASVLFINPAIDDSYGMTYDGTHLWIIDQPASSSQPALATKLDMTGNIISTIPLPDHYMSGIAWDDGDFWVNTYYPDPGTTYKVDNTGSPLSQFVPPADQPWDICLEGADLWIADYNANMLYKVDVTGTILEQHPSENIKPAGIVFDGIYLWYVDGQLSSNSTLYKVDLGGAGTPAINIPQRSHDYGTVTTGTSETWDMEVQNTGTADLSITGIVIPSGQPISTTFTPPLVIQPGHSADIPITYAPLQPGTLNTSITVQSSDPITPNLDVALLGEAVNPGPSIVITQSTHDYGLVRMNAYTRWFLEIKNIGSESLSITEINSSIPEFIVEQETVFPIELLPLETAEIGIWFHPVQGSYYNGELEIVNNDLAHNPTMVFLEGEGNDAQWPIGEALWYYYIDESFDNSPKAIHPVKDITGDGVDEVVVCSEDNNIRCFNGNSSGMADVMWTTNVYSGNVAYQNDITVIPDINGDGYEDVIVGTTGGDRSVIALSGKKGSVLWKFLTSSWGGEGGWVFQVDASYDYNGDAFPDVLAAVSDGDGSGPARVFAIDGKTGDDIWDCYTGGPNFSVIGVKDFNGDNIPDAVAGASDAGELQGYVYGINGADGNIEWTFEAGGSSVWALGQLSDINGKGVQDIIAGDFGGNYYFLDAEDGAELYSGSLGFSNIITRFARLDDVNGDALPDFTPGYSGTNATVINGQDASNIWFQSLSDKSWNVARISDVSGDGINDVIVGTLFTNNYCYFLNGTDGEVLESINYSEPVDAINSIPDITGDHSMEMVAGGRYGKIFCYSGGLNSAVGINEKPAIGNIKAHAFPNPLNTDEGSPLIIEYTLQESGKTVIRILNSLGMDIGTLHEAEESAGVQRIPADLSGLSGGIYFISIQHGNSLTTLKITIH comes from the coding sequence ATGAAGAAAAAACTTTTTCTTTCAGGAATGATCTTTTTACTACTTCTTCCTGTTTCAGACACTTTTGCTCAAAACCGCGACTGGTCGATCGTGGCAAGTTATACAGTGCCGGGCAAAGCTTCAGGCCTTGCCTGGGATGGGACCTTTCTCTATTACGGCATCTATGGTGCCAACGGGGATCATTTTTACAAATTTGATCCTGCAACAGGAACAGCTTCTGTGCTTTTCATTAATCCTGCGATTGATGATTCATATGGCATGACCTACGACGGAACCCACCTCTGGATCATTGATCAGCCGGCTTCAAGTTCACAGCCGGCCCTGGCTACAAAACTGGACATGACGGGAAACATCATCTCCACCATCCCCCTGCCCGATCATTACATGTCGGGGATAGCATGGGATGACGGTGATTTCTGGGTGAACACCTACTACCCTGATCCCGGAACCACCTACAAAGTAGATAACACCGGGTCTCCTCTTTCCCAGTTTGTGCCCCCGGCCGACCAGCCCTGGGATATATGCCTGGAAGGTGCCGACCTGTGGATTGCGGACTATAACGCTAATATGCTCTATAAAGTGGACGTTACTGGCACTATCCTGGAACAACACCCTTCAGAAAATATTAAACCCGCAGGAATCGTTTTCGATGGCATTTATCTTTGGTACGTCGATGGACAACTCAGCTCCAACAGCACGCTTTATAAGGTTGACCTGGGTGGTGCAGGCACCCCCGCCATCAATATCCCCCAACGCTCCCACGATTATGGAACCGTAACAACCGGCACATCGGAAACCTGGGACATGGAAGTGCAAAATACCGGTACGGCCGATTTAAGCATTACCGGGATTGTCATTCCTTCCGGTCAACCCATTTCGACTACCTTCACGCCTCCGCTGGTTATTCAACCCGGGCACTCGGCTGACATTCCCATTACCTATGCCCCTCTCCAGCCAGGTACGCTTAACACATCCATCACAGTGCAGTCCAGTGATCCTATAACACCCAATCTGGATGTCGCACTCCTCGGAGAAGCCGTCAATCCCGGCCCTAGCATCGTGATCACCCAATCAACCCACGACTACGGCCTGGTAAGAATGAACGCGTATACACGATGGTTCCTGGAAATAAAAAACATCGGCAGTGAAAGCCTCTCCATCACCGAAATCAATTCCTCGATCCCCGAATTCATTGTCGAACAGGAAACAGTTTTTCCCATCGAGCTTTTACCCCTGGAAACAGCAGAAATCGGTATCTGGTTCCATCCGGTTCAGGGAAGCTACTACAATGGTGAACTGGAAATCGTCAATAACGACCTGGCCCATAACCCAACCATGGTATTCCTGGAGGGTGAAGGAAACGACGCACAATGGCCCATCGGGGAGGCACTCTGGTATTATTATATCGATGAAAGCTTCGACAATAGTCCCAAGGCAATACATCCCGTTAAGGATATTACCGGCGATGGTGTTGATGAGGTGGTTGTATGCTCTGAAGACAATAACATCCGCTGTTTCAACGGAAATTCATCGGGTATGGCCGATGTCATGTGGACCACCAATGTGTATTCAGGAAACGTGGCATATCAGAATGATATTACTGTGATCCCCGACATTAATGGCGACGGGTATGAGGATGTGATCGTGGGAACAACCGGAGGCGACCGTTCGGTTATAGCTCTTTCAGGAAAAAAAGGCAGTGTCTTATGGAAATTCCTCACGAGTTCATGGGGCGGCGAAGGCGGATGGGTTTTCCAGGTTGATGCATCCTATGATTATAATGGTGATGCATTCCCTGATGTGCTTGCGGCCGTGAGCGACGGCGATGGCTCCGGACCGGCCCGCGTGTTTGCTATCGATGGAAAAACAGGAGATGACATCTGGGACTGCTATACCGGAGGTCCTAATTTTTCCGTGATCGGCGTGAAAGACTTTAACGGTGATAATATCCCCGATGCAGTGGCCGGAGCCTCTGATGCCGGTGAACTGCAGGGTTATGTTTATGGTATCAACGGCGCAGATGGTAATATCGAATGGACTTTCGAAGCCGGAGGATCCTCGGTGTGGGCACTCGGACAACTCAGCGACATCAATGGCAAAGGGGTCCAGGATATCATTGCCGGCGATTTCGGAGGGAATTACTATTTCCTGGATGCGGAAGACGGAGCAGAGCTTTATTCAGGAAGCCTGGGATTCTCCAATATTATTACCCGATTTGCCAGACTTGACGACGTTAACGGTGATGCACTCCCCGATTTCACACCCGGTTACAGCGGAACAAATGCAACCGTGATAAACGGGCAGGATGCTTCCAACATATGGTTTCAGTCGCTTTCCGATAAGTCGTGGAATGTAGCCCGTATCAGTGATGTTTCCGGTGATGGTATTAACGATGTGATCGTCGGGACCCTCTTTACAAACAATTATTGCTATTTCCTGAACGGAACCGACGGCGAAGTGCTGGAATCCATAAACTACTCGGAACCGGTGGATGCCATCAATTCCATCCCCGATATCACAGGTGATCATTCGATGGAAATGGTTGCCGGCGGTAGATATGGGAAGATCTTCTGTTATTCGGGAGGCTTAAATTCGGCAGTAGGCATTAATGAAAAACCGGCTATTGGGAATATCAAGGCTCATGCCTTTCCGAATCCATTGAATACGGATGAAGGTTCTCCTCTGATCATCGAATACACTTTACAAGAAAGTGGGAAGACAGTGATAAGGATCCTGAACAGCCTTGGAATGGACATAGGGACTCTCCATGAAGCTGAGGAATCGGCTGGAGTTCAAAGGATACCGGCCGACCTTTCAGGACTTTCCGGCGGCATTTACTTCATCAGCATTCAACACGGAAACAGCCTGACAACCCTTAAAATAACCATACACTAA
- a CDS encoding TIGR01777 family oxidoreductase — MHILITGATGFIGTALSKKLLQDGHSLVALSTRPQERNRLPDTSVQAISWQLPVADLAKVLETCDAVINLAGADISARSWSASYKKIMEDSRILTTQKLVEAIRLAGNKPKVFIQGSAIGFYGNHPAQTFDEESPRGRGYLPDLVERWENAANPLTEMGIRVVWIRTGVVIGRNGGMLKALEPAFRLFAGGPPGNGKQWFSWIALRDEVNAVLFLLDQTDLSGMFNLTAPEPMQIKDFLKVFGKVMNRPSWLPLPRPALRLFLGERADALLLASQKVIPKRLTDNGFQFEFPEANKALGSMYS; from the coding sequence ATGCATATTCTGATCACCGGCGCCACAGGTTTCATTGGAACAGCCCTCAGTAAAAAGCTGCTTCAGGATGGCCATAGCCTTGTTGCCCTTTCAACAAGGCCCCAGGAAAGGAATCGCTTGCCTGATACCTCTGTTCAGGCCATTTCCTGGCAACTGCCTGTAGCAGACCTGGCCAAAGTACTTGAAACCTGTGACGCGGTGATAAACCTTGCCGGAGCAGATATATCGGCCAGATCCTGGTCGGCCTCCTATAAGAAAATTATGGAGGACAGCCGCATACTCACTACCCAAAAGCTTGTTGAAGCGATTCGTCTGGCCGGCAACAAACCGAAAGTCTTCATACAAGGATCCGCTATTGGATTTTACGGCAACCATCCGGCACAAACCTTTGATGAAGAATCTCCCAGAGGAAGGGGTTATTTACCTGATCTGGTTGAAAGATGGGAAAATGCAGCAAACCCGTTGACGGAAATGGGCATCCGGGTTGTCTGGATCAGGACGGGGGTTGTGATAGGCCGCAACGGAGGTATGCTGAAGGCATTGGAACCGGCTTTCAGGCTCTTCGCCGGAGGTCCCCCGGGAAATGGTAAACAATGGTTTTCCTGGATAGCCCTCAGGGATGAAGTAAACGCTGTTTTGTTTCTGCTTGATCAAACGGATCTTTCGGGAATGTTCAATCTCACTGCTCCGGAGCCGATGCAGATAAAAGACTTCCTCAAGGTTTTTGGAAAAGTCATGAACAGGCCATCATGGTTGCCGCTTCCACGGCCTGCCCTCAGACTTTTCCTGGGAGAAAGAGCAGATGCCCTGCTGCTCGCCAGCCAGAAAGTGATTCCTAAACGCCTGACCGATAACGGATTTCAATTTGAGTTCCCCGAGGCAAATAAAGCCCTGGGTTCGATGTATTCCTAA